The genome window ttagaacagggatcatcagagtttaatctggaagctgatcagagtttagtaaagtctgacagagtttgataaagtctgacagagtttgataaagtctgaccagagtttacatagtcaagattcgtcagagtttacacgtggaaagagctcagaagcggatatacttcaaggaaggatagaagcggaggagtgatttgctgactatggaaactaaacagaaaactggagcaatctttgattgatagaatttatagcagatttataggatatcaaatcagagattgattttgtaactgtgtctatataaacacagattagggttactctagatgagttgagttatcgagtacattgttaagaaccctagcagctcttagtgatacattataaatcactgagagagtttttgtaaccattaaagctttgtgaatataagagtttattactttcaatctcttatattgtcttactgtgttacagattgtgatcactatatcagattatatagtgagtttataggacctaacaggctagtatatataatagcccaacacgttcgtgtcaagcctccctcctgagcaaataaattacttagctccgaacctgagcctaactccgaacctaactcctcctcatacatataaaaaaagagTTATTAATGGGACTCGAACCCAAGCCCTGTTCATTACAATCAcaccactcaaaccacttgagctacacaggcaattaatttttttattcaaaagcattaaactcatacattaaaactgttgtatttatattcttttcaatatcttatttatttgagataagttattatttcaggtaatcatatgttttttacatgatagattaatatctataaattaattacttatgtaataaatttaaatttgataaataatttgaacaattgggctcgagccatgtttcagacttcaaaaaatggatataattcatatttgaataaaattggacgaattcaaatctaacataatactttaaacgagtaccgatacaatattagagaaatttaattcatgaatgtgagaaataagcacaaaaactaagatttcggtgagcatatttgaaaggaaaaattgatggattttcaacatggactatgtcatatattttttttattttataaaaggtgacttataaagagattacaatatttttaagaaaatgaaataagataactgaaagaatatttttgtttaaaatattttttattttaaacttatgaattcagaattcgacgtgtaaccaaatcttttcaaaatttttttatacatataaaaatagtgacaaagacatcaaatttggtgttagaaaatatgtctaaatgatgtgattttggtgatatatgaatttgaaatattataacttgtgatacaaaggtgaatttagggaaatttaatattgttaatcaaaagtcaaccaaataataataaaacgtgtTTACGAGatactaaaaagaattgagttataatttttatttgcttaaaataaaataacacagagaaataagttatatatatatatatatatatatatatatatatatatatatatatatatatatatatatattaaagtcttaaaactataattttaatatgccatccatcaatgtataacatacgagttaaataaaatgattcaaactataattaaattaattaatcatttacaattaaactaataaaatataattaattctgaaatggataatccgacgcggaaaggtgaaaactaatatctgattaaacgggaatagaacaagaatagttttccataatccagaatatcgaacacctgatttgatctttaacaacTGAACATGATATACtacattgctcacccctaagaaataaatgtatcaaaatatttaaaaatgtgagtttgaacaaaactaaaaaaagtaactataagactaattaaactaaaaatttcttatttttatgaacttcatggtgcctaactgacatctactctatttttgctatttgagatctggtttataacaattacatgaaaaatcattaaaagttttaatcaacaagctcagaaaactaatgataaaaaattaatattttataacaagacaatattataacacgcagtatcaaagtaataatcatctaatattttaaattaataaaaaaaatataagacattgaaatactatataattgatatgaaaattaaaaaggtAAGCCACATCAAACGTGTCGGAATTTTTCGGgtacaattataaaattattagttcaattgatgcttttatgATAAAGTAGGTAaggtgtgtgcaacatatgataaaaaagaatgtgttgatggtcTGTCCATCAtatatcatttaactattacacaaacgtacgctcaaaaaagaaaaataaatataaaacaacgcggaccacacatcttcatctaatcatgatttaggatattataattcacatatcaagaacaagttttcatattggatgaaataatttaataattttcaacaatgaattacagatctttttaatgaggtataatatatttaaattctaaaagtttcagtattaatttccaatataattttgaacatgtagataatatggtagtggcctctatatcctaacgaatttgaatatagaaaaatcagttcaaatgttgtttttgatccataattttttaaaatatagtacaTATTATTACTATCAATGTTATTAGATTGCAAAtgttacatttcatatttacatattctgtTTTAAAAAAGACATAATAATTATgctcgaaataatatgatgacacacgaatattatttaaaacacaacaaaactagagtcccgtgcctcgcacgggtttTTATGCTAGTTAACTCATAAACCATGAACCTTTTGGAAATATAGGCTTAAAGTCTAACCAAAAACCACCAATTATCATGTTTTTAAATCTCAACTGTCCAACCAAACAAAtttataagaaatatttataggAAAATCTGTGTGATCTCCCTCATTAATTTAAAAAGGACATGGAATTGCAACCTTTTATGCTGTATCACATAAGTAGTAAATTGCAAATTAAAATTGTGTACAGAATGTCAACTTCACAGTACCCAAACACTATTTGTTGGTAGCTCCATCTAACAACTCCTAGTTGAACCATTTATTAACCTCCAAATCACGAATTCAATATCTTTAAAACAATTGTTTTTAGTATTCGTAATGTCCCCTTCAGAGATATATTTATATCACAAGAAAAAGAGCTGTTTCATTCTTGTTACTAGTGAGTGTATTTTTTGTCAACTCCTCTGTATATGGGCATTATTTTGGGATGTTACTTGTGAAAGTAATATTCCTCATAGACCAAGTATGAGATACATTCGCACAGGAAGCTTCAAGAAATTCTTTCATAGTATCAGGAAAAGTAGAAGCTTTGATGAACAAGAATGCCAAAGAGTAAGTCTTGTCAGTGATCAAGAGAACAAGAATGGTGACTTGATAAAAGATTTTTCCTTGATAGAGCCTTCTCAGTCGCCAAGGTGCACTTGGAAGAGCTTTTGCTTTAATGAAATCTTCAGAGCAACCAATGGTTTTAGCTCTggtacctctctctctctccctctctccctctctctctctctccccccccccccccctctctctctcccttcctccccctctctctccctccctccctccctctctctctctggttaGAAGTAATTTTGTGTGAAATGAGTTGCAGATAATTTGGTAGGAAAAGGAGGGTATGCAGAGGTATACAGAGGAGAACTAGAAAACGGGGTGGCAATTGCTGTGAAAAGGctaacaaaattatcaaatgaTGAGAGGAAGGAGAAGGAGTTTTTGTCAGAGATTGGAACATTAGGTCATGTCAACCATCCAAATGTATCTTCACTTCTAGGCTGTTGCACTGACAATGGCCTTTATCTCATTTTTCACTTCAATCCCAAAGGCTCTGTTGCTTCTCTTCTTCATGGTAACAAATATACTCTCATTGTGTGTGTAGCTTTACCAAAATACCTCTCTCTCTCACTTTATGAGTagcaatacaattttttatgtGAATTTTGCAGATGAGAATTCTCCAACAATGGACTGGAAATCAAGGTACAAGATCGCGGTTGGAACGGCTTTAGGCCTCCATTACTTGCACGAAGTCTGTCCTAGAAGAATCATTCATAGAGATATTAAAACTTCCAATATTTTGGTGACCGCAGATTTTGAGCCACAGGTAGTTTTCCATCATTTTAGTAACTCAATTATGGTAGGATTATATACATAGAACAAATTGATAAACTTTTTCGAGTAAATCGACAGTGATGATCTTCTTTCCTGTTTATAATGTACAGATATCTGACTTTGGATTAGCAAAATGGCTGCCATCGCAATGGACTCATCATTCTATAGCTCCCATTGAGGGGACATTCGGGTATGCAACATTGATTtcttaaacatatataaaagaCTCTCCGCACTTATCGTAGTATTATTGCCGTTAGTTTTCATAAAGAGACTTGCTTTTTCAGGCATTTGGCCCCAGAATATTTCACCCACGGAGTTGTGGATGAGAAGACTGATGTTTTTGCTTTCGGAGTTTTTTTATTAGAGATTATGTCTGGCAAGAAGCCGGTGGATGGCTCTCACCAAAGCCTGCATAGCTGGGTAATGCACTAGTGCTAATTGATTCAAATTATATGCCATTTTCTCTTCTGTTAATGCTGAATTTACTGAATATGTAGGCTAAACCGATACTAAACCAAGGAAATAATGAAAAGCTGGTAGACTCAAGGCTTAGAGATGCATATGATGTGAAGCAATTTAACAGACTAGCATTTGCAGCATCTCTTTGCATTCGGGCTTCTTCCGTGGGGCGCCCGACAATGAGTGAGGTAATATCAAGTTTCTTATCAGGGTGATGACAATTCTACCAACTTAGATATATGCTAGTTAGATGGATCTTACTCTGACTATTTTCACCAACACCCATCCTCTGCTTTCGCAATTCCGTCTCTCTTAATTGTTAATAATAATCCTGGTTGAATGCAAAAACAAATAGCGATTAGTTTATCACGCACTTCAAACACTTAAAACTTTCGAGTTGGATTCTAACTGGCCTCAAGGCTCAAACATAAGAGGAAACTAATGATGCATAAAAGGCACGGCAGGGAGGAAATATAAGTTCATATCTTCACGAGTCACGGATACAGCTGAGCGATATTTGTAGTTTGATACGCATTATTATTGCAAACAAACAAATTCTATTACAGGAGACATCAAATATAATAACTGcagtttgtttgtttgtttcatGTTTGGCGTGCATGAGAATTATATCTCACGGGTTAGTTCAACTATCATTTCACTTTCATGACAGAATTATATATGAATGTCTAGAATCTTAGAAAAGACCTTGCACAATGCTGCACGCCTTTGTtgcgaatatatatatataataacaaaaattgtGATGCGATTAAATTGGCAGGTACTGAAAGTGATGGTAAAGGAAGGTGAAATTGATAAAGAAAGGTGGAAATTGCCATTCGAAgaaaaagaggaagaggaagatgaGTTTTGGGGTTTCGAAGATCTTGAATATGATGAATGTAATAGCTCCTCGACCTCTCTTCAGGATGACTGTCCCCTGGTTCTTGGCGATGCCATTTGAATGtagtatgtatatttatttttagtcgGACTAATTACTGGGAGAGTTATGATGAAAATCTTTACACCTTCATAATTTTGGATGCAACAGGATCAGACTCTAATTAAGAGTCAGTTTGCTCAAGTTACATTATTATATCTATGGGATTAGATTAATTTTGTCACATTAGTCTTAACAGATTGTCCTTGCCAAATACTAGCAAAAAGCTAAACTTGAGACAACCAGGCCACTGAAGACAACATACTTGATAATTCAGTGGCCTGATTATTCAACCAAAGATTCTGAATAAGTATGGGTAACACCCAAGTATTATTATTGTAAGAAAGTCTCATATTTTGAAATTTCGGGAAAGAATCAAAGGATATGATAAATAGTCCAGAACGCTTGAATAACTAGCAGCAAATGTAGTTTAGTACTTTCAGACAAATAATCAGGAATTTGCCATGGAGAGAGATTTTGGTTATCACTACTAAAGTGAAGTTGCTAGAGTCAAGACAGAGTTTTTCAACTTTGGTGAGGTTAGCAAAAGTGTGATGAGTTTTTTAGGAGCCAacgagactattggagatgctataGAAGCCCATTTACTTAGTGATGCAGTTTCGTGTAAAGTACAGCAACATTTATCCGCCGAACTACAAGCCACTGAACAATATGTCAATTCCATACATAATATTATCTTGATCTCATGCAGATAGCACGGTGCTTGATAACGCTTTACAAACCAACTTGTTTAGTGTTTTTTGTAGCCCTTCAAACCCAATGTTAAGCCATCGATCTATGCAACTAATTCGTGTCCGCGGCATGGACCAAATGAACGTGTAAGTCGCGAAGCAGGACTTCAACTGACCAGAGGAGAATCGTCTTTCTTTTTCGGCTAATTAGAGAAGCATTTTTTAGTACATAAAAGTTACTCCACACTCCACAGTGTCCATTCGAACCAATATTAAGTGCTATTTAAGTCTGTTTTTTGTGAAGTGTTTACTCCAGAGCCGGATGGAGTCTAGAGGGGTTCATGCCCCATGAAGCATCATGATTAGAACAAATATTACTAGTATTATGTTTATACTATAGCGAATGTTTATATACCACAGTTAGTATAAGGTCGAGTTTTCCTGGGTTATGTAGTTTTTCTCCTAAATTGTATGTTAATATTGTCATATTGATACTTCTAAAATATGAGAAAGTCTAGATAATTTTATACAGTTTTGATTAAAgtgacattttaaaattttaatgtaagTTAGTTACTTcaatataatattgtatatatgaaatattgtaAAATCATATCTATATTTtcagtaaaaaataataataataataataatattattattattattttaatttggaCCCCAAGGCCCAAGCGACGCACAGATGACAGACCAAAGCCCAGCCTTACAAAGTGTTCAACTACAGTCTACAGATTCGCTATGGCATTTAACTTAAACATTCGCTACAGCGAAGAGAACACCACGGCATGAAGTGCGCTTAATGTTTCTGACCATCTTCTTTAGATATATACAACCTCAAGCAATGATTTATGAGAGAGAAAGGAGAGttgacaaatataattttactttgAATATCTTCTTGCAGCTATATAATTTAGAAGGAAGTGTCATCTGTGCAAATTACTAAAATGATGCAAGACTTGTATATCCATGGGCGTCCGAGATAAGTGTTGGGCCAAAGCCCAATAAAAGAGTCAAACCCAAGGACGGGCCCAGAAGAAGCATAAGCCCAGCTCAAAGTCCATAAATAGGGGAAAGCACAACTTAAAGAGTAAAAGAGCTGCCCTTTGTGAGGTAGATTTAAGTGAGAATCGTGAATGTTTTCAGCTTGTATTTAACAACATCGTAGTTCCATGCTAAATTTTTTTGGATATTCTGTCGCAAGAAGTCGTTAAGttaaaattttggaaaaagTAATAGGGGCCGAATGAAGAAGAATTTCCCtacctttttaatttttatgccatatttattttaatttaacattgGTACGGGggaaattcactagaaaaaattTCTACATCCGTAGctgtaatgattttttttagctATCCATAATTGGATTTTGACGAATAGAGAAATTGTTTGGTTGCATTCTTTACTTGAAAACTACTTAATACTGTATTAAGATAAACACGTATACTTTGTAcctcaaaatttataaaagacacTGTTAGCGGAAGAAATCAAAACGCTaccaagaaaaaggaaaaatgaACACGTAGGGATGTGAATTAGTGAATATAGTTGTCATCGAGGTGGGACTGGGACTTCGTTTTCCATGTGATATGCCATACTGAAAAAGCAGTGATTTTTCTTTAAAGTCACCACAAAATCATATGCTTCAACATTCAGTGGTTTCCATTTTACGAAGAGTTGAATTCAACTTGTTAGTAAGTTTGGTCGTCTTAAATGTAGGTTTATTTAGGGGAGGAcagtttgtttttgtttctcTGCCAATAATTCAAAAGCTTTCGAGAGAGGGATTGAAGCCATGGCCACAAACAACACAATCATCAGATGCATTTTACAGGAATGCGAAGAGGTAATGTTTGGTTGAAAGCATGAAATGGGAGGACAAGTGGGGGGAAGGAACAAACAGTGAATTAATGGACCATCGTACGATTTCCCATATTCTTCAATAGTTATGAACAAACATGCAGATTACAAGCCATCCATTTATCTCATACTTGCCGGGCCCTACATACTTGATACTCtttccgtttcaatttacatgttcactttctaaaaaaaattttgtttcaaattatttgtccaattcaactttcaatgcaaaatcacaTTTCCAAAGTTAAttttactccacatatctcttatttatatttctagaTCAATCCCACTCcatatattttgatcatttaatgtaattaatttatgaacaaccacttttcttaaactgtgtgatttttctaAAGTggatatttaatttgaaatggagggagtagtaatttaGAGGAAAAGAAGCATCTTTCACCCTTTGAGACAAGTATATTGTAATGCGATAATAGTATAGCAGTAAAGTAAATTCGTTACAAATTTggactccctccgtcccgccgGTGACAATACGGGTTCACTGTTACACGTATTttgatactcttataaaatataattttataatatttttttaattttatttaaaatatttaaatatcaaatttttatatcgaaaaagaaaattttaaaaatattacggAACTACACTTTAAAGAAAGTTTATAAaaatgtgtcaaaaaataatGATAAGAATGAGACAGAGGAAGCATTAGTTAATTAGTCAAAAGATATAGTAGGATATATTCGTGAATACATTTGTCATGAATACATTTGTCATGACAAACAAAAAGATGAACGTAAATGATTCTCACATCATTATTTCAAGTACAAATGGAGAGAAATGCACACTAATTAACATGTAATAAAATCTCAAGAACAACGTTCATAAAGAGACTAATTTCTTCAATCGGAAAACGGtttgaattataaaaaaaaatctgtttGTCAGAATTCAAATCGagttatatgaaaaattttgTCCAAGATATGAGATTCATATTTTTGTATTAAGTCTCAagtatctaaccaaagagatttcattatctctttggtgtagattttataattattttggattTAGTTTGGGTTACTTTTTCTATTTCTTTATTCTCTAAGAATacctatatattttattagttggtTGGTGTGCTTTTCTTTCAGcagttttaattgattttatgatttatcTTGTATATAAAAACTTCTTATGATTcttttatttgtgtttgtttttccAGGTTACTCAACAGGAATAAAAAGCCAAAAGGATAAAGGACCTCTGATGGGTGTTTTCTTCTCGAACATTAAAACTTTATTGTCTAAGTGTCTTCGGTCATCTCTGCATGTGTGAGGGTTAGATGGTAAATTTTCTTGAACGAGAAAGGAACTCCTGGCCACGGCTGTTGTGCTATCTCTTTATACGAGAAATATCttgtgaccaaaaaaaaaaaacgtgcATACTATCTCAGTCCTGTAACTAGTTCGTACTTTTATCCTTTTTAGGTTATTCATTAACAATATTTTCTATAAGtttattgattttttagtttcataaaaaaatttatatattccatGAAACCATGTGCATCCCAATTTAAGTGAATTgtatttacaaatttttatctatataagTTCTAAATAATTGCAGTTTTCTCACATTtactaatattattatactagtttataacccgtgccaagcacgggattatataaattttttaagtttattatttattgaaattttttaagtttattacttattagaaatataatatttttaatatagttatttaaattattattgttgagATACAAAACTTATTATGCattaacatattaatatttaattatgtttaagttttatttttcaaaatgaatATTCTCAGGATACATGTtattatatgaatatgaatttgttttaaaatgatacgttttattttaatgaaatcATTATGTTGTTTTTTATTCTAGATAGATAGacgggaaaaaaaaattcaacaccAGCATATATAAATTGGCTGAGAGCGTATTTAATCTttaataaaacttaatttttttagttcataattgttttatacgtctaataaatattattaagtgtAACGCTAATTGAagtttttgtaaatttaatattgatggatatttgttaaattaatataaaactataactgagattataaataaatgaattttaaattaatttatttataaatttttttgacaaagtcTCGTAAACCTCTTTTTATGACTATAACCAGAGAATTCACagtaattttattcttgttgAAATTTGCGTTTGTTATGGTAGTGCGACCACCCCCTTTccgttattataataatattataatattgtcaAGAGTAGGATAACgttaaattatatgataataaccAAATTTTATAGTTCGATATTTGGTAATGATGTTCTTCCACTAAAGAAAAATTTCGCATattaataaaaagtatatatatggaCAATATCGATTTGgctattaatatcaatataaacctttatttatttgaatgctGAAATATGATAGGACTTTTACAGAgttgtttgataaattaaattatttgagttcaaaaaaattaaaataaataattttattggtgGTATAACTGTTGCATTACAAACTCCTAACAACATTGGAAGTCTTTTTTTAATAGTATAACATTGAagtctttaattataaaatcccaattaatatcaaaatctgttaattataaaatcctaaccaaTATTAAAGcctttatttataaattaaaatcataataaatatgaaagtcttttcataataatataataaaattataaaatcctaaccaaTACGACATTTTTCCCATAATAGTTTAATGATTATCATTATTAAGTCAAAAGtttatattgattataaaattctaataacGGTAGAAGTCGTTgttaattataatatcttaaaatattacaaattcctgACCAATATAAGTCTCCTAATGATAATATAATACTTTTAATATgagtataataattataataataataataataattaaatatgatataagatgaccaaattttggtacttttggtACTGATGTTCCACTGaaacgtggtttcgcttattaataggATTTATTGATTAGGTTTTCTAGAAAAGTATATTAGGAGtcctttttaattttcaaatatcattGATAATTATGATCAATTAATTTTgaacaattattttttaaaaaaactcatATATGATGGAATAGAGAGAATAGCTGAATTAAACAGGGAGTAGAATGGGAAATAATTTTGCAAATATCCAAACCGAATGAAATTGAGAATAAAATTTTGGATCCCAATTCTCGCACTCACCGCTGAACGACATTGCATGTACTTATCCAAACAACATGAAATGGAATCTATTTGTTTCAAGAATCACAATAATTGTGTTAGGAGACAGAGTAAGAATAATACTCGCAAGACCTCAACTCCAAATATAGGCATATATGAATACACAGAATGTAGAAAGCACCGGACAAGAAGAAGTGGCACGGCCACCTAAAATATACTACTCACATAGATTAGTTTGAATCATTCTACTAtcattctctttttcttttgcGTTAATAATACATTAGTATTATATTCTtccttctttctttctttcattATTATTGTGTCATTTTAGATATAATTCTAAAATGTTTATTTAATGTAACTGGTTAGCTAATGCATGAAACTGGGAAGCATAGACATGGGGTGGGGCCAATGGAATCAGCAGAGTGAGTGAGTGATCAAAAGAAATGGAACCTTTCAAATTAGTGGAAAAGTAATTCCCCAAACACGCCCCTAAACTTTAACTGGAGGGTTGGAGATCATGATGAGTAGGTTCTCTGGGATCGTTAATTCGTTTACTCCCGCCCGGTTTATATTTTCGTATCTGACTGTGATTGTGGTTGGTACGTACTACGTACATAAAATAGGATCTTCAGAGAGTACAACCGGATGTTTCTTGTGTTATCCTTGTCCCTGAACCCCGAGTTCGATTCCGGGAGAAGTATTATATTGTCCAAATTAAAATGggcaaaattaaaatattccaCTCAAATCTATTTGAAATTAATCGGATATAGGGTCATCCGTGTTTTCTTTAACTTCTAATATTATTGTGTAGTgtgtttttttagttttagaaaatattttttacgaTAATTAATAGTCAAGCTAGCAATTGGATGAGCTATCAGCTGTTCTCATTAGATTTATAGCAAAGGATaagctaaaatataattaaaatctaactatatatacatatataaagataAGCTACTAATTTGATTAAACGTTGCCAAAAcatgcttctttttttttttttacatatagaAGGATACATACGTAGAGTCAATTTTTATGGATTACAtgaaaatattggagtattgaatttaaactaaactaaagatattattttgtgTATATTAAAGTCATTATCttgatttgaatataaaaaattattgacatattaaaattgactaaattgaatatcagttttaaaatgaatatcattttaatgataaaatgttaatatattgTATTAATTTATCATTGACAAATGATTTACATAgtagaaaaattttaaattaacgaTCAAACTAAGTTAAT of Daucus carota subsp. sativus chromosome 3, DH1 v3.0, whole genome shotgun sequence contains these proteins:
- the LOC108211878 gene encoding probable receptor-like serine/threonine-protein kinase At5g57670 — its product is MRYIRTGSFKKFFHSIRKSRSFDEQECQRVSLVSDQENKNGDLIKDFSLIEPSQSPRCTWKSFCFNEIFRATNGFSSDNLVGKGGYAEVYRGELENGVAIAVKRLTKLSNDERKEKEFLSEIGTLGHVNHPNVSSLLGCCTDNGLYLIFHFNPKGSVASLLHDENSPTMDWKSRYKIAVGTALGLHYLHEVCPRRIIHRDIKTSNILVTADFEPQISDFGLAKWLPSQWTHHSIAPIEGTFGHLAPEYFTHGVVDEKTDVFAFGVFLLEIMSGKKPVDGSHQSLHSWAKPILNQGNNEKLVDSRLRDAYDVKQFNRLAFAASLCIRASSVGRPTMSEVLKVMVKEGEIDKERWKLPFEEKEEEEDEFWGFEDLEYDECNSSSTSLQDDCPLVLGDAI